One Nonomuraea angiospora DNA segment encodes these proteins:
- a CDS encoding gamma-glutamyl-gamma-aminobutyrate hydrolase family protein, translating to MQRPVIGITSYVEPAKFTVWDMTVALLPYMYVEQVVRAGGQPVVLPPAGEPAQVVGRLDGLVLAGGGDVDPARYGQEPGDQTGYIRKFRDEAEFGLVAAALDAGLPYLGVCRGLQVLNVALGGSLHQHLPDVVGHTGHSPAPGRFGPLPVTPVPGSRLAKALGTEPVTVPHYHHQAVDRLAPGLTVTATAGDGTIEAVELDSAPFAVAVQWHPEAAEDGALFEALVSAC from the coding sequence GTGCAGCGTCCCGTCATCGGCATCACGTCGTACGTGGAGCCGGCGAAGTTCACGGTCTGGGACATGACCGTGGCGCTCCTGCCGTACATGTACGTGGAGCAGGTCGTACGCGCCGGCGGGCAGCCGGTCGTGCTGCCGCCGGCCGGCGAGCCCGCGCAGGTCGTCGGCCGCCTGGACGGCCTGGTCCTGGCCGGTGGCGGGGACGTCGACCCGGCCCGGTACGGGCAGGAGCCGGGGGATCAAACCGGCTATATCCGCAAATTTCGGGATGAGGCGGAGTTTGGGCTGGTCGCGGCGGCCCTCGACGCCGGCCTGCCGTACCTCGGCGTCTGCCGCGGCCTCCAGGTCCTCAACGTCGCCCTCGGCGGCAGCCTCCACCAGCACCTGCCCGACGTCGTGGGGCACACCGGCCACTCCCCCGCCCCCGGCCGGTTCGGCCCGCTGCCCGTCACGCCCGTCCCCGGCAGCCGCCTGGCCAAGGCGCTGGGCACGGAGCCCGTGACCGTCCCCCACTACCACCACCAGGCCGTCGACCGGCTCGCGCCCGGCCTCACGGTCACCGCCACCGCCGGCGACGGCACCATCGAGGCGGTCGAGCTGGACTCGGCCCCCTTCGCCGTGGCCGTGCAGTGGCACCCCGAGGCGGCCGAGGACGGCGCCCTCTTCGAGGCGCTCGTGTCAGCCTGCTGA
- a CDS encoding 3-oxoacyl-ACP reductase: MQRLQDRVAVITGAGSGIGLATARRFAEEGAKVVCVDVDEEAGVKAANEVGGLFVKADVTVEDDVVRMFRTAFDTYGSVDIAFNNAGISPPDDDSILETGIDAWRRVQEVNLTSVYLCCKHAIPYMRQQGKGSIINTASFVAVMGSATSQISYTASKGGVLAMSRELGVQFAREGIRVNALCPGPVNTPLLQELFAKDPERAQRRLVHIPVGRFAEASEIAAAVAFLASDDASFITGSEFLVDGGISGAYVTPL, encoded by the coding sequence GTGCAGCGTTTGCAGGATCGGGTGGCCGTCATCACCGGCGCGGGCAGCGGCATCGGGCTGGCCACGGCACGCAGGTTCGCCGAGGAGGGCGCCAAGGTCGTCTGCGTGGACGTCGACGAGGAGGCCGGCGTCAAGGCCGCGAACGAGGTCGGCGGCCTCTTCGTCAAGGCCGACGTCACCGTCGAGGACGACGTCGTCAGGATGTTCCGGACCGCCTTCGACACCTACGGCAGCGTGGACATCGCCTTCAACAACGCCGGCATCTCGCCGCCCGACGACGACTCGATCCTGGAGACCGGCATCGACGCCTGGCGCCGGGTCCAGGAGGTGAACCTGACCAGCGTCTACCTCTGCTGCAAGCACGCCATCCCGTACATGCGACAGCAGGGCAAGGGCTCGATCATCAACACCGCGTCGTTCGTGGCCGTCATGGGGTCGGCGACCTCGCAGATCTCGTACACCGCGTCCAAGGGCGGCGTGCTGGCGATGTCGCGCGAGCTGGGCGTGCAGTTCGCCCGGGAGGGCATCAGGGTGAACGCGCTGTGCCCCGGGCCGGTGAACACGCCGCTGCTGCAGGAGCTGTTCGCCAAGGACCCGGAGCGGGCGCAGCGGCGGCTGGTGCACATCCCCGTCGGGCGCTTCGCCGAGGCGTCGGAGATCGCGGCGGCGGTGGCGTTCCTGGCCAGCGACGACGCGTCGTTCATCACGGGTAGTGAGTTCCTGGTGGACGGGGGCATCTCCGGCGCCTACGTCACGCCGCTCTAG